Proteins encoded together in one Zonotrichia leucophrys gambelii isolate GWCS_2022_RI chromosome 1, RI_Zleu_2.0, whole genome shotgun sequence window:
- the TMEM45A gene encoding transmembrane protein 45A has product MGNFKGHALPGSFFLLFGLWWSVKYPLKYACRKNKNVCYLGSRAAFQRLEFVEGIIKAVFALIGMVAEQFVPDGPHLKLYNYEKKHWDHLMNWQHATMYLFYGISGLVDIVAHGTNALPAAMDRMMLSIAVFIEGFLFCYHLHGRAMLDVHVHQLLLFAIFGAAACIFLEVFFRGSIVLEMLRTSLCILQGSWFWQIGFVLYPPNGSPEWNQTDHTNMMFLTMCYCWHYAFAFLILAVNYTIVSWAVRLKVKQSQSMEMGLLKTSERDHESEEEI; this is encoded by the exons ATGGGCAATTTCAAAGGGCATGCCCTCCCTGGaagctttttccttctttttggcTTGTGGTGGTCAGTGAAGTACCCACTGAAGTACGCCTGCAGAAAGAACAAGAACGTTTGCTACCTTGGTTCCAGGGCAGCATTCCAGCGCCTGGAGTTTGTGGAGGGCATCATCAAAGCTGTCTTTGCCCTCATTG GGATGGTGGCTGAGCAGTTTGTTCCTGATGGACCTCATCTGAAGCTGTACAACTACGAGAAGAAGCACTGGGACCACTTGATGAACTGGCAGCATGCCACCATGTACCTCTTCTATGGCATTTCAGGGCTGGTGGACATCGTGGCTCACGGCACCAACgctctgccagcagccatgGACAGGATGATGCTTTCCATAGCAGTCTTCATTGAAG GTTTTCTCTTCTGCTACCATCTTCATGGGAGAGCCATGCTGGATGTCCATGTTCATCAGTTACTGCTGTTTGCTAtctttggagctgctgcctgcataTTTTTGGAAGTGTTTTTCCGTGGCAGTATCGTGCTAGAGATGCTCCGTACAAGCCTCTGCATATTACAGGGCAGCTGGTTCTGGCAG atTGGCTTTGTGCTTTATCCCCCAAATGGAAGCCCAGAGTGGAATCAGACAGATCACACTAACATGATGTTCCTGACCATGTGCTATTGCTGGCattatgcttttgcttttcttataCTTGCAGTGAATTACACAATTGTCAGCTG GGCAGTCCGTTTGAAGGTTAAGCAGTCCCAGTCCATGGAAATGGGTTTACTGAAAACATCTGAACGAGATCATGAGTCAGAAGAAGAAATTTAG